The following coding sequences are from one Megamonas funiformis window:
- a CDS encoding selenium metabolism-associated LysR family transcriptional regulator: MEFRQLESFCAVVRYQSFTKAAEKLYISQPTISTHIRMLEQEFNSRLIIRTTKNIEITPHGKELFACAQKIFTLKNDLIQKWSEENKKIIRIGASTIPADYILPEVLPLFCQKYPDIQLHIHQNDSGNILQSILNGKFTIGMVGMKSFEKELDFVPFFHDEIVMITPKQEKFLHFSQKAFNQDDLISLLKKETIILREQGSGSKKRLESYFEQINLSEKSLNIIARLNDQESIKKLVASGLGISFISAKAITDADNLLTIKLPENNLTRSLYFAYHKDYILKEHILSFIKFVQKFYAKK; encoded by the coding sequence ATGGAATTTAGACAATTAGAATCTTTTTGTGCTGTTGTTCGTTATCAAAGTTTTACTAAAGCTGCAGAAAAATTATATATTTCGCAACCTACAATCAGCACTCATATTCGTATGCTTGAACAAGAATTCAATTCTCGCTTAATCATTCGCACTACTAAAAATATTGAAATCACACCACATGGAAAAGAATTATTTGCATGTGCTCAAAAAATCTTCACATTAAAAAATGATTTAATTCAAAAATGGTCTGAAGAAAATAAAAAAATCATTCGTATCGGTGCTTCTACCATTCCTGCCGATTATATATTACCTGAAGTATTACCGTTATTTTGTCAAAAATATCCCGATATCCAATTGCATATTCATCAAAATGACAGTGGTAATATCTTACAATCTATTTTGAATGGCAAATTCACCATTGGTATGGTAGGTATGAAATCTTTTGAAAAAGAGCTTGATTTTGTTCCTTTTTTTCATGATGAAATCGTGATGATTACTCCTAAACAAGAAAAATTTTTACATTTTTCCCAAAAAGCATTTAATCAAGATGATTTAATCTCTTTATTGAAAAAAGAAACTATTATTTTGCGTGAACAAGGTAGTGGCAGTAAAAAACGTTTAGAAAGTTACTTTGAGCAAATCAATCTATCCGAAAAATCCTTAAATATCATAGCTAGATTAAATGACCAAGAATCCATCAAAAAATTAGTAGCTAGTGGACTTGGCATCTCGTTTATTTCTGCTAAAGCAATCACTGATGCAGATAATTTGCTCACTATAAAATTACCTGAAAATAACTTAACTCGCAGTTTATATTTTGCTTATCATAAAGACTATATCTTAAAAGAACATATCTTATCTTTTATAAAATTTGTACAAAAATTCTATGCAAAAAAATAA
- a CDS encoding DUF4132 domain-containing protein, with the protein MCLDRWFNNNKEFKNKIIAELAKLKNKLSTTQQNIYDIYLTELQVKTRYNYYYASFSLEERLSNHPLYLHWQKILPEVLTKPISSYFSDDEKIVLQTILGKDKVNLFFLALDNLMDYPYQTNWYRRTLRSHQSHLYLSRMFDVLNEFLIYRNTQLTPLEKLKLSCKPIDENNLPLQDYIYLQSFGIYVLAAEIDNNNTQTIKLIEDIILGDNQVAFLSYGLINSIVKSHNQHLHKLLGDLLLAGRLQEGLRQSITENMDNGTVEAFLTLLKVIEENNLIRYASVKRAIATWTSLIDIDNADKITKKEIASFSKFLTNEQLRHQSLNSQNPVEIYLALWSYAFYNVETTIPFILDLFKNGQKHQKLVAGYFLNVINDNQIIFKLRYELVTQYNLTEDNLSLIAILFRLKLKDTVYKNFLEHNFSSTHLTDYYYKLKALSQNLPKEKIFSPCVFPWHTEILNLSDVLIEMADISYYLASDELLDDFCSEISRLDTFWRDNYLKKLYTTPKTLTQRQLVFCLLADRSEATRKESYNIINKLAISKDEYDLLISMLKYKYSDLRQNIIRLLLKQPEKQLLNTLKFLLSDKKGSIRLAGLDILLQLQKNPHNQTLFNTAKSYLCTLTNPTTNEQILISQINDSYDNDPTIKELSYDTTLKTQLALSEVNNSLKITDIYPLSLQELFQIVDDLSNFYEKHKMLSYNPLYGSEILLDNDFRRISWEEKFNLYKYPYPNLWQDFYAQYIKTPAKLYQLYLFISLNYFDINSPFKDVITNTFNDNSICLKSKYIQTKLNNYSRIESLTTIIENLYEYYVPQKYCFEVAKFWALRHLEKFDFNKVIAKQNKMTISFLTQYHYGSKSVGCTFILMPLLNNYNDDISFKESFILLYNLYTKYKYEIYLPIYNFLRAKQMNLIAEDELYIDIFQRSSEQLSSKLNQLSSLFEENFSTLAFSDFSAERPTIKQDLLLYSQNFADIIISQILSIELKRGDLPTKYTKLINNIKQIKGIHYFVDILTALGKSKLKNISYLWSEITNKDSIFSYLLSICKPKKDETAKDLKAYLKDKSISNIRLIEACMFSPSWIPLVDKILKWKGFVSGCYYFLAHMRYADKKLAATFAKYTPISIEDLRDGAFDLDWFKSCYKQLGKERFAILYDAAKYISEGNAHTRARKYADATNGLFSADEVKAQIIAKRNKDLLMAYGLIPLSKSGKITKTAQKEMLKRYIFIQQFHKESKKFGSQRQSSENLACKIALNNLARNAHFSNTFRFILNMETQLIKNQQQYFEPKELENVSIYLQVDEYGKTSIICQKQNKQLKSVPSKIKKEPYYLALKQAKNEFIDQYRRSKIMFEQAMENSTLFLADEITLLNQNPILKPLLQNLVFIHDNDIGYFQNNSLISPTKNIIKLNADDKIRIAHPIDLYKSNLWHIYQQDLFTRQIKQPFKQIFRELYLKIDDELNSAQSHRYDGYQIQPQKTQAVLKTRNWIASYYEGLQKVYYQENIIATIYAAVDWFTPADIEAPILEYVSFYDRKTFKDILIKYIPDIVFSEVMRDVDLAISIAHVGGVDPETSHSTIQMRKAILEFTLPLFKLNNVSLNDNFAIIKGNLADYSIHLGSGLVHQMAGAEIAISVVPSQHRGRLFLPFVDEDPKTTEIITKVLLFAKDNDIKDPFILNQIKLVK; encoded by the coding sequence ATGTGTTTAGATAGATGGTTCAATAATAATAAAGAATTTAAAAATAAAATAATAGCTGAACTTGCAAAGTTAAAAAATAAACTTTCTACAACGCAACAAAATATTTATGATATTTATTTAACTGAATTACAAGTAAAAACTAGATATAATTATTATTACGCTTCTTTTTCCTTAGAAGAAAGGCTCTCTAATCACCCTTTATATCTACATTGGCAAAAAATTTTACCTGAAGTATTAACAAAGCCTATATCTTCTTATTTTTCTGATGATGAAAAAATTGTATTGCAGACCATCTTAGGCAAAGACAAAGTAAATTTATTTTTCTTAGCCCTAGATAATTTAATGGATTACCCTTATCAAACTAACTGGTATAGACGCACACTACGTTCTCACCAATCACATCTATATTTAAGTCGCATGTTCGATGTATTAAATGAATTTTTAATCTATCGCAATACTCAATTAACACCTCTAGAAAAATTAAAACTATCTTGTAAACCTATCGATGAAAATAATTTACCACTACAAGATTATATTTATTTGCAAAGTTTTGGTATTTATGTTCTAGCCGCTGAAATCGATAACAATAATACACAAACAATAAAATTAATTGAAGATATCATCTTAGGTGATAATCAAGTTGCTTTTCTTTCTTATGGTTTAATCAATTCCATAGTAAAAAGTCATAATCAGCATCTGCATAAATTATTAGGTGATTTACTCTTAGCTGGACGATTGCAAGAAGGATTGCGCCAATCCATCACTGAAAATATGGATAATGGCACAGTAGAAGCTTTTTTAACCCTATTAAAAGTAATCGAAGAAAATAATTTAATTCGCTATGCATCTGTAAAAAGAGCTATAGCCACATGGACAAGTCTAATTGATATTGATAATGCTGATAAAATCACAAAAAAAGAAATCGCTTCTTTCTCTAAATTTTTAACGAACGAACAGCTTCGCCATCAATCACTCAATAGCCAAAATCCTGTGGAAATTTATTTAGCTCTATGGTCATATGCTTTTTATAATGTAGAAACAACTATACCATTTATCCTTGATTTATTTAAAAATGGTCAAAAACATCAAAAACTAGTCGCTGGTTATTTCTTAAATGTAATCAATGATAATCAAATAATTTTTAAATTGCGTTATGAATTAGTTACCCAATACAATTTAACAGAAGATAATCTCTCCTTAATAGCTATATTATTCCGTCTAAAATTAAAAGATACAGTTTATAAAAATTTCCTTGAGCATAATTTCAGCTCCACACATCTAACAGATTATTATTATAAATTAAAAGCTTTATCGCAAAATTTACCTAAAGAAAAAATTTTCTCGCCTTGCGTTTTTCCATGGCATACTGAAATTCTAAACTTAAGTGATGTTTTGATTGAAATGGCAGATATTAGTTATTATCTAGCTTCTGATGAATTATTAGATGATTTTTGCAGTGAAATTTCTCGACTTGATACTTTTTGGCGCGATAATTATTTGAAAAAATTATATACTACTCCTAAAACTCTAACTCAACGCCAATTAGTATTTTGCCTACTAGCTGATAGAAGTGAAGCCACACGCAAAGAAAGCTATAACATCATCAATAAACTCGCCATTTCTAAAGATGAATATGACCTTCTCATATCCATGCTCAAATATAAATACAGTGATTTACGTCAAAATATCATTCGACTCTTATTAAAACAGCCTGAAAAACAATTACTTAATACCTTAAAATTTTTATTGAGCGATAAAAAAGGCTCTATTCGCCTTGCTGGTTTAGATATATTATTGCAATTGCAAAAAAATCCTCATAATCAAACCCTATTTAATACTGCCAAATCATATCTTTGTACACTTACTAATCCTACAACTAATGAACAAATCTTAATTTCGCAAATAAATGATAGCTATGATAATGACCCTACTATTAAAGAATTATCTTACGATACTACATTAAAAACTCAACTTGCACTATCTGAAGTAAACAATTCTTTAAAAATAACAGATATTTATCCGCTTTCACTTCAAGAATTATTCCAAATAGTAGATGATTTATCTAATTTTTACGAAAAACATAAAATGCTTTCGTATAATCCTTTATATGGCAGTGAAATCCTTTTAGATAATGACTTTAGACGCATTTCTTGGGAAGAAAAATTTAATTTATATAAATATCCTTATCCTAATCTTTGGCAAGATTTTTATGCTCAATATATCAAAACACCCGCTAAACTTTATCAATTATATCTATTTATATCATTGAATTATTTCGATATAAATTCACCATTTAAAGATGTAATAACTAATACATTCAATGACAATTCAATTTGTTTAAAATCCAAATATATACAAACTAAATTAAATAATTATTCCCGTATAGAAAGTTTAACCACTATTATTGAAAATCTCTATGAATATTATGTTCCTCAAAAATACTGTTTTGAAGTTGCTAAATTCTGGGCTTTACGTCATTTAGAAAAATTTGATTTTAATAAAGTCATAGCTAAACAAAATAAAATGACTATTTCTTTCTTAACGCAATATCATTATGGTAGTAAATCTGTTGGTTGTACTTTCATTCTTATGCCACTTTTAAATAACTATAATGATGATATTAGTTTCAAAGAAAGCTTTATTTTACTGTATAATCTCTACACAAAATACAAATATGAAATTTATTTGCCTATATATAATTTCCTTCGTGCTAAGCAAATGAATTTAATCGCTGAAGATGAACTTTATATCGATATTTTCCAACGCTCATCAGAACAATTATCTTCAAAACTCAATCAATTATCTTCTTTATTTGAAGAAAATTTTTCGACTTTAGCTTTTAGTGATTTTTCTGCTGAAAGACCAACAATAAAACAAGATTTACTACTTTATAGCCAAAATTTTGCCGATATCATCATATCTCAAATTTTATCCATTGAATTAAAACGTGGTGATTTGCCTACTAAATACACTAAATTAATAAATAATATCAAACAAATAAAAGGCATTCATTATTTTGTTGATATTTTAACAGCATTAGGCAAAAGTAAATTAAAAAATATCTCTTATCTTTGGTCTGAAATAACTAATAAAGATAGCATCTTTTCTTATCTATTAAGTATTTGCAAACCTAAAAAAGATGAAACAGCTAAAGATTTAAAAGCGTATCTAAAAGATAAATCTATCTCTAATATTCGTTTAATCGAAGCTTGTATGTTCTCACCTTCATGGATACCATTAGTGGATAAAATTTTGAAATGGAAAGGATTTGTCAGCGGTTGCTATTATTTCTTAGCACATATGCGTTATGCTGATAAAAAATTAGCTGCTACATTTGCTAAATACACGCCGATTTCCATTGAAGATTTACGTGATGGAGCTTTTGATTTGGATTGGTTTAAATCATGCTATAAACAATTAGGTAAAGAACGTTTTGCTATTTTATATGATGCTGCTAAATATATCTCTGAAGGAAATGCTCATACACGTGCTAGAAAATACGCTGACGCTACTAACGGTTTATTCTCCGCTGATGAAGTCAAAGCACAAATAATTGCAAAACGCAACAAAGATTTATTGATGGCTTACGGATTAATACCACTTTCTAAGAGCGGTAAAATCACTAAGACTGCACAAAAAGAAATGCTCAAGCGTTATATATTCATTCAGCAATTTCACAAAGAAAGTAAAAAATTTGGCTCACAAAGACAATCTAGTGAAAACTTAGCTTGTAAAATTGCTCTAAATAATTTAGCAAGAAATGCTCATTTTTCTAATACTTTCCGCTTTATTTTAAATATGGAAACACAATTAATCAAAAATCAACAACAATATTTTGAGCCTAAAGAGCTAGAAAATGTTTCTATTTATTTACAAGTAGATGAATATGGTAAAACTTCTATTATTTGTCAAAAACAAAATAAACAATTAAAATCTGTACCTAGTAAAATCAAAAAAGAACCATATTATCTTGCTTTAAAACAAGCCAAAAATGAATTTATTGACCAATATCGCCGTTCAAAAATTATGTTTGAACAAGCTATGGAAAATTCCACTTTATTTTTGGCAGATGAAATCACTTTGCTCAATCAAAATCCTATATTAAAACCATTGCTTCAAAATCTAGTATTTATTCATGATAATGATATAGGCTATTTCCAAAATAATAGCTTAATCTCACCTACAAAAAATATCATCAAATTAAATGCTGATGATAAAATTCGTATCGCTCACCCTATAGATTTATATAAAAGCAATCTATGGCATATATATCAGCAAGATTTATTTACACGTCAAATTAAACAGCCATTCAAACAAATTTTCCGTGAATTATATTTAAAAATAGATGATGAGTTAAATTCTGCTCAATCTCATCGTTATGATGGTTATCAAATCCAACCACAAAAAACGCAAGCTGTTTTAAAAACTCGCAATTGGATTGCTAGCTATTATGAAGGTCTACAAAAAGTATATTATCAAGAAAATATTATTGCTACTATTTACGCTGCTGTTGATTGGTTTACTCCTGCCGATATTGAAGCTCCTATACTTGAATATGTATCATTTTATGATCGCAAAACTTTCAAAGATATTTTAATTAAATATATTCCTGATATTGTTTTCTCTGAAGTTATGCGTGATGTAGATTTAGCTATCAGCATTGCTCATGTAGGTGGCGTAGACCCTGAAACAAGCCATTCTACAATACAGATGCGCAAAGCTATCTTAGAATTTACTTTACCACTCTTTAAATTGAATAATGTTTCCTTAAATGATAATTTTGCTATCATCAAAGGAAATTTAGCAGATTATTCCATTCATTTAGGTAGCGGTCTTGTTCATCAAATGGCAGGAGCTGAAATCGCTATTTCTGTTGTTCCTTCCCAACATCGTGGTCGCTTATTTTTACCTTTTGTTGATGAGGACCCTAAAACAACCGAAATCATCACCAAAGTATTGCTCTTTGCCAAAGACAATGATATCAAAGACCCATTTATTTTAAATCAAATAAAATTAGTTAAATAA
- a CDS encoding class I SAM-dependent methyltransferase, translated as MTVITTIRKVTIDLENKAKQIAKDLSISYVTRNNLGIDKIKQQENADTVIIVKKDKLVLDLPTGEMFFHPNMAQVRMKRLRCGDIDNMLEAMGGREFLQNKTVLDCTLGFASDAIISSYGVGPKGKVIGLEVNPLIALIVKDGLKTYLPTNYDLKSAMDNITVINQDYLSFLKEQEDNSFDIIYFDPMFRHALTDSKSLNPLRQLADMRAVSHEALNEAKRVAKYRIVFKENSRSLEFSRLGFTKICGGKYAPIHYGVIDLN; from the coding sequence TTGACTGTAATTACTACTATTCGCAAAGTAACAATTGATTTAGAAAATAAAGCTAAACAAATTGCTAAAGATTTATCCATTTCTTATGTTACAAGAAATAATCTCGGCATTGATAAAATAAAACAACAAGAAAATGCAGATACTGTAATCATTGTAAAAAAAGATAAATTAGTCTTAGATTTACCTACAGGCGAAATGTTTTTTCACCCTAATATGGCTCAAGTTCGCATGAAACGTTTACGCTGTGGTGATATTGATAATATGCTTGAAGCTATGGGAGGACGAGAATTTTTACAAAATAAAACTGTTTTAGATTGCACTTTAGGTTTTGCCTCTGATGCAATTATCAGCTCATATGGTGTAGGCCCTAAAGGTAAAGTCATCGGCCTTGAAGTTAACCCTTTAATCGCTCTCATCGTCAAAGATGGACTAAAGACTTATCTACCTACTAATTACGATTTAAAATCTGCTATGGATAATATCACTGTTATCAATCAAGATTATTTAAGTTTTCTTAAAGAACAAGAAGATAATAGTTTTGATATCATCTATTTTGACCCTATGTTTCGCCATGCACTCACGGACAGTAAAAGTCTAAATCCACTTCGCCAATTAGCAGATATGAGAGCTGTTAGCCACGAAGCATTAAATGAAGCTAAACGCGTCGCTAAATATCGCATAGTCTTCAAAGAAAATAGTCGCAGTCTTGAATTTTCTCGCCTTGGTTTTACTAAAATCTGTGGTGGTAAATACGCTCCTATTCACTATGGAGTTATTGATTTAAACTAA
- a CDS encoding threonine/serine ThrE exporter family protein, protein MKNVPISKSIPYNIDENYLELTRKVHLILHVGRLMMENSADTSRIVRTMQRTAAYAGIFGDQLHIHVTYTTLMVSVSVGNYHMTKLQKCYQHNVDMNVILEVSKMTWEAIERDYTIEQFEAELKKVESKKSKYATFIINLGAALACGGVGKMFGCDIMASLYTAIAAFIGFFVRSQCLKIGINPYMAIVVSSFTATVIAYFTHFLPFTDTSWYTMLACAIFIVPGVPMVNALEDMLDCYITAGITRAMNTLLMVGSMTFGIIFAIKLFSVEDFTHLSTVNHQAYIVYVISAFIAAAGFSTMFNVPPRLLWVVGLGGVISVCVRTLSMDFLGVGLPIGTLLGAMVVSIIALRAVHWFHVPSHVLTIPSVIPLMPGILMYRLLFNIIDIDTLDVSNFLQAFQSGVNATLIILAIAVGVALPNIFAQKYIRIYDSKRLSRALSERKYRQYHFKEIKQLELFKE, encoded by the coding sequence ATGAAGAACGTACCAATTTCTAAAAGCATACCATATAATATAGATGAAAATTATTTAGAACTGACAAGAAAAGTTCATTTGATTTTGCATGTAGGTCGTTTGATGATGGAAAATTCAGCAGATACGAGCAGGATTGTGCGAACTATGCAACGAACAGCTGCTTATGCAGGGATTTTTGGCGACCAATTGCATATTCATGTTACGTATACTACTTTGATGGTCAGTGTGAGCGTTGGCAATTATCATATGACGAAATTGCAAAAATGTTATCAGCATAATGTTGATATGAATGTGATTTTAGAAGTTAGTAAAATGACATGGGAGGCAATCGAAAGAGATTATACTATTGAGCAATTTGAAGCTGAATTGAAGAAAGTAGAAAGCAAGAAAAGCAAATATGCGACTTTTATTATTAATCTTGGAGCAGCGCTGGCTTGTGGCGGTGTAGGTAAAATGTTTGGCTGTGATATCATGGCATCATTATATACTGCAATAGCAGCATTTATTGGCTTTTTTGTGCGCAGTCAATGTTTAAAAATTGGTATAAATCCTTATATGGCGATTGTAGTATCTTCATTTACAGCTACAGTGATAGCATATTTTACACATTTTTTGCCGTTTACAGATACTTCATGGTACACTATGTTGGCATGTGCTATTTTTATCGTTCCAGGTGTGCCTATGGTCAATGCTTTAGAAGATATGCTCGATTGTTATATTACAGCTGGCATAACAAGAGCGATGAATACTCTGCTGATGGTTGGTAGTATGACTTTTGGTATAATTTTTGCCATAAAATTATTCAGTGTAGAAGATTTTACGCATTTATCGACAGTAAATCATCAAGCATATATTGTTTATGTAATATCAGCTTTTATAGCAGCTGCTGGTTTTTCTACCATGTTTAATGTTCCGCCACGTTTATTATGGGTAGTCGGTCTAGGTGGAGTGATTTCTGTCTGTGTACGTACTTTGTCTATGGATTTTTTAGGTGTTGGTTTGCCGATTGGAACATTGCTAGGAGCAATGGTGGTAAGTATTATTGCTTTGAGGGCTGTGCATTGGTTTCATGTGCCTAGCCATGTGCTTACGATACCATCAGTTATTCCGTTGATGCCAGGTATTTTGATGTATCGTTTGTTATTTAATATAATTGATATTGATACTTTAGATGTAAGTAATTTTTTACAAGCGTTTCAAAGTGGTGTAAATGCTACTTTGATAATTCTAGCAATAGCTGTAGGTGTGGCATTGCCAAATATTTTTGCCCAGAAATATATTAGAATTTATGATAGTAAAAGATTGAGCAGGGCTTTATCCGAACGAAAATATCGTCAATATCATTTTAAAGAGATAAAACAATTAGAACTGTTTAAAGAATAG
- a CDS encoding ECF transporter S component: protein MKIKILTNMAMLVALSLILVMLINFPILPAIPFMKYDPADIPILIGSFLFGPMGGVILTAIVSILQGLFISGDGGPIGIVMHFLATGTFAFIAGFIYQRTKTKRSAVVGLICGALSMTCVMVICNLLLTPIFLGAPMEKVIELLLPAIIPFNLIKASINALITYFIYKPISNFVHRNI, encoded by the coding sequence TTGAAAATAAAAATATTGACAAATATGGCAATGCTTGTAGCTTTGTCTTTGATTTTAGTAATGTTGATTAATTTCCCGATTTTGCCTGCTATTCCATTTATGAAATATGACCCTGCTGATATTCCTATTCTCATTGGCAGTTTTCTCTTTGGCCCTATGGGTGGTGTAATCCTGACAGCAATTGTTTCTATTTTACAAGGTTTATTCATCAGTGGTGATGGTGGTCCAATCGGTATCGTCATGCATTTTTTAGCTACAGGTACTTTTGCTTTTATTGCCGGATTTATTTATCAACGTACAAAAACAAAACGCTCTGCTGTTGTCGGTTTAATCTGCGGAGCTTTAAGTATGACTTGTGTTATGGTCATTTGTAATTTACTATTAACACCTATTTTCTTAGGTGCACCTATGGAAAAAGTTATTGAACTACTTTTACCTGCCATCATACCTTTTAATTTGATTAAAGCAAGTATAAATGCTTTAATAACTTATTTCATTTATAAACCTATATCAAATTTTGTACATCGCAATATTTAA